The Oncorhynchus nerka isolate Pitt River linkage group LG9a, Oner_Uvic_2.0, whole genome shotgun sequence genome has a segment encoding these proteins:
- the lmo2 gene encoding rhombotin-2, with translation MSSAIERKTMEANEEPVDEVLQMAPSLLNCGGCQQSIGDRFFLKAIEKYWHEDCLSCDLCGCRLGEVGRRLYYKLGRKLCRRDYLRLFGQDGLCASCERRIRAFEMTMRVRDKVYHLECFKCAACQKHFCVGDRYLLINSDIVCEQDIFEWTKLNNNMV, from the exons ATGTCATCTGCAATTGAAAGGAAGACGATGGAGGCTAACGA GGAGCCGGTGGACGAGGTGTTACAGATGGCCCCGTCCCTCCTGAACTGTGGGGGTTGCCAGCAGAGCATCGGGGACAGGTTCTTCCTGAAAGCCATAGAGAAGTACTGGCATGAGGACTGTCTGAGCTGTGACCTGTGTGGCTGCAGACTGGGAGAGGTGGGACGAAGACTCTACTACAAACTGGGACGTAAGCTCTGTCGCAGAGACTACCTCAG GCTGTTTGGACAGGACGGGCTGTGCGCTAGCTGTGAGAGGAGAATCAGAGCGTTTGAGATGACCATGCGTGTGAGGGACAAGGTCTACCACCTGGAGTGTTTTAAATGCGCGGCCTGCCAGAAACACTTCTGTGTCGGGGACCGTTACTTGCTCATCAACTCAGACATTGTGTGTGAGCAGGACATCTTTGAGTGGACCAAACTCAACAACAACATGGTTTAG